A single window of Mycolicibacterium madagascariense DNA harbors:
- a CDS encoding pyridoxal phosphate-dependent aminotransferase translates to MDVVSTHQLPWHTGHQPRQRTFAQSTKLQDVLYEIRGPVHDHAARLEAEGHRILKLNIGNPAPFGFEAPDVIMRDMIQALPYAQGYSDSKGIPSARRAVFTRYELVEGFPRFDIDDVYLGNGVSELITMTLQALLDNGDQVLIPAPDYPLWTASTALAGGTPVHYLCDETQGWMPDIADLESKITERTKALVVINPNNPTGAVYSREILQQMADLARKHQLLLLADEIYDKILYGDAKHIAMASVAPDQLCLTFNGLSKAYRVAGYRSGWLVITGPKEHATSFIEGISLLSNMRLCPNVPAQHAIQVALGGHQSIDDLVLPGGRLLEQRDVAVAKLNEIPGVSCVKPDGALYAFPRLDPEVHDIHDDEQLVLDLLLQEKILVTQGTGFNWPAPDHLRIVTLPWARDLSNAIDRLGNFLASYRQ, encoded by the coding sequence ATGGACGTCGTGAGCACCCATCAGCTGCCCTGGCACACCGGCCATCAGCCCCGGCAACGCACGTTCGCGCAGTCCACCAAGCTGCAGGACGTCCTCTACGAGATCCGGGGTCCGGTACACGACCACGCCGCCAGGCTGGAGGCCGAGGGCCACCGCATCCTCAAGCTAAACATCGGCAACCCGGCGCCGTTCGGCTTCGAGGCGCCCGACGTCATCATGCGCGACATGATCCAGGCGCTTCCCTACGCGCAGGGCTACTCGGACTCCAAGGGCATCCCCAGCGCGCGCCGTGCGGTGTTCACCCGCTACGAACTCGTCGAGGGCTTCCCGCGGTTCGACATCGACGACGTCTACCTCGGCAACGGGGTGTCCGAGCTGATCACGATGACGCTGCAGGCGCTGCTCGACAACGGCGACCAGGTGCTCATCCCGGCGCCGGACTACCCGCTGTGGACGGCGTCGACCGCACTCGCCGGCGGCACGCCCGTGCACTACCTGTGCGACGAGACGCAGGGCTGGATGCCCGACATCGCCGACCTGGAATCCAAGATCACCGAGCGGACCAAGGCGCTCGTCGTCATCAACCCGAACAATCCGACCGGCGCGGTGTACAGCCGCGAGATCCTGCAGCAGATGGCCGACCTGGCCCGCAAGCACCAGCTGCTGCTCCTGGCCGACGAGATCTACGACAAGATCCTGTACGGCGACGCCAAGCACATCGCGATGGCGTCGGTCGCACCCGACCAGCTGTGCCTGACGTTCAATGGGCTCTCCAAGGCCTATCGGGTCGCGGGCTACCGGTCCGGATGGCTGGTGATCACCGGGCCCAAGGAACACGCGACCAGCTTCATCGAGGGCATCAGCCTGCTGTCGAACATGCGACTGTGCCCGAATGTGCCTGCGCAGCACGCCATTCAGGTCGCCCTGGGCGGCCATCAGAGCATCGACGACCTGGTGCTGCCCGGCGGCCGACTGCTCGAACAGCGCGACGTCGCGGTCGCCAAGCTCAACGAGATCCCCGGCGTCTCCTGCGTGAAACCGGATGGCGCGCTGTACGCGTTTCCGCGCCTGGATCCCGAGGTGCACGACATCCACGACGACGAGCAGCTGGTGCTCGACCTCCTGCTGCAGGAGAAGATCCTGGTCACCCAGGGCACCGGATTCAATTGGCCCGCACCGGATCACCTGCGCATCGTGACGCTGCCATGGGCGCGGGACCTGTCGAATGCGATCGACCGGCTGGGGAACTTCCTGGCCAGCTACCGGCAGTAG
- a CDS encoding heterodisulfide reductase-related iron-sulfur binding cluster, which yields MDTQTLIRLTLGLLLTAVVMAFAAKRVLFLVKLISSGQKTIDEGARKDDLKRRITTQFTEVFGQTRLLKWSLPGIAHFFTMWGFFILITVYLEAFGVLFDPKFAIPLVGRWGALGFLQDFFALAVLLGIITFSIIRLRSEPKEYGRDSRFYGSHTGGAWLILFMIFLVIFSYAFFRGAAVANGNLPYGWGAFFSHGMGSWMQVFGHTANEWIETVALLAHIAIALIFLLIVLHSKHLHIGLAPVNVTFKRLPNALGPLLPMEYKGEYIDFEDPAEDAVLGRGKIEDFTWKGYLDLTTCTECGRCQSQCPAWNTGKPLSPKLVIMNLRDHLFAKAPYILGSAETPLENTAEGGLGEEVRGEGHSEAHAVPESGFERVLGSGPEQATRPLVGTLEQGGVIDPDVLWSCTNCGACVEQCPVDIEHIDHIVDMRRYQVMVESEFPAELNGLFKNLERNGNPWGQSAKERTKWIDEVDFDVPVYGEDVDSFDGYEYLFWVGCAGALEDRAKKTTKAVAELLATAGVKFLVLGSGETCTGDSARRAGNEFLFQQLAAQNVETINGVFEGVETVDRKIIATCPHCFNTIGREYPQLGSNYTVVHHTQLLNRLVREKKLVPVSPVSQDVTYHDPCFLGRHNKEYEAPRELIGASGATLTEMPRHADRGLCCGAGGARMWMEEHIGKRVNHERAEEALNTDASKIATGCPFCRVMMTDGVGDRAEEMGKEAEVLDVAQLLLAALDKDSVTLPAKGAAAEAAAAKLATAPAEAEPVKAEEAAQPAATVDTAPAEAPAAAAAPAKGGLTVARKPGGKKSAPAASNGTAEAAPAATAAPAEAPAAAEPPVKGLGIAKRPGSKKAAAPTAETAPVEASSTEAPAASAAPAEAPAKAEPPVKGLGIAKRPGSKKAAAPAADTAPPHEGDASVVQPANVAPDDVPAGPDPADSADSDLGLQTPPATESAPEPPVKGLAIAKRPGSKKAAAKPVDAQPETTGAPSAEASAPSAEASATSAEPVAEAPAPSTNGGSANGESANGASTPSAPEPPVKGLGIAPGVRRPGKR from the coding sequence GTGGACACGCAGACTCTGATCAGGCTGACCCTTGGCCTCTTGCTCACCGCAGTCGTCATGGCCTTCGCTGCCAAACGCGTGCTGTTTCTGGTCAAACTGATCAGCTCGGGTCAGAAGACGATCGACGAGGGCGCTCGCAAGGACGATCTCAAGAGGCGCATCACCACGCAGTTCACCGAGGTGTTCGGGCAAACCCGGCTGCTGAAGTGGTCGCTGCCCGGCATCGCCCACTTCTTCACCATGTGGGGCTTCTTCATCCTCATCACCGTCTACCTCGAGGCCTTCGGGGTGCTGTTCGACCCGAAGTTCGCCATCCCGCTCGTCGGGCGCTGGGGGGCGCTCGGCTTCCTGCAGGACTTCTTCGCCCTCGCCGTGCTGCTCGGCATCATCACCTTCTCGATCATCCGGTTGCGTTCGGAGCCCAAGGAATACGGCCGCGACTCCCGCTTCTACGGTTCGCACACCGGTGGCGCGTGGCTCATCCTCTTCATGATCTTCCTGGTCATCTTCAGCTACGCGTTCTTCCGCGGTGCGGCGGTGGCCAACGGCAACCTGCCCTACGGCTGGGGGGCGTTCTTCTCCCACGGCATGGGCTCCTGGATGCAGGTCTTCGGGCACACCGCCAACGAGTGGATCGAGACCGTCGCCCTGTTGGCGCACATCGCGATTGCGTTGATCTTCCTGCTGATCGTGTTGCACTCCAAGCACCTGCACATCGGCCTCGCACCGGTCAACGTCACGTTCAAGCGGCTGCCGAATGCCCTTGGCCCGCTGCTTCCCATGGAGTACAAGGGCGAATACATCGACTTCGAGGATCCCGCCGAGGACGCCGTGCTCGGACGCGGCAAGATCGAGGACTTCACCTGGAAGGGCTACCTCGACCTCACCACGTGTACCGAGTGTGGCCGCTGCCAGTCGCAGTGCCCGGCGTGGAACACCGGAAAGCCGTTGTCTCCCAAGCTCGTAATCATGAACCTGCGCGATCACCTCTTCGCCAAGGCGCCCTACATCCTCGGTAGCGCGGAGACGCCGCTGGAGAACACCGCCGAGGGCGGCCTCGGTGAAGAGGTCCGCGGTGAAGGGCACTCGGAGGCCCACGCCGTGCCCGAGTCCGGCTTCGAACGCGTGCTCGGTTCGGGCCCCGAGCAGGCCACCCGCCCGCTCGTCGGCACCCTGGAGCAGGGCGGCGTCATCGACCCCGACGTGCTGTGGTCCTGCACGAACTGCGGCGCCTGCGTCGAGCAGTGCCCCGTCGACATCGAGCACATCGACCACATCGTCGACATGCGCCGCTACCAGGTGATGGTGGAGTCGGAGTTCCCCGCCGAGCTCAACGGTCTCTTCAAGAACCTCGAGCGCAACGGCAACCCCTGGGGACAGAGCGCCAAGGAGCGCACCAAGTGGATCGACGAAGTCGACTTCGACGTTCCGGTCTACGGCGAGGACGTCGACTCGTTCGACGGTTATGAGTACCTGTTCTGGGTGGGATGCGCTGGCGCGCTTGAAGATCGGGCCAAGAAGACGACCAAGGCCGTCGCCGAGCTGCTCGCGACCGCCGGGGTCAAGTTCCTCGTCCTCGGCTCCGGTGAGACCTGCACCGGCGACTCGGCCCGACGCGCCGGCAACGAGTTCCTGTTCCAGCAGCTGGCCGCGCAGAACGTCGAGACCATCAACGGGGTCTTCGAGGGCGTCGAGACCGTCGACCGCAAGATCATCGCGACGTGCCCGCACTGCTTCAACACCATCGGCCGCGAATATCCGCAACTCGGTAGCAACTACACCGTCGTGCACCACACGCAGTTGCTCAACCGCCTGGTCCGCGAGAAGAAGCTGGTCCCGGTCAGCCCCGTCAGCCAGGACGTGACCTACCACGACCCGTGCTTCCTGGGCAGGCACAACAAGGAGTACGAGGCGCCTCGCGAGTTGATCGGCGCCTCGGGCGCGACGCTCACCGAGATGCCGAGGCACGCCGACCGCGGCCTGTGCTGTGGCGCCGGTGGCGCGCGGATGTGGATGGAAGAGCACATCGGCAAGCGCGTCAACCACGAGCGCGCCGAGGAGGCGCTGAACACCGACGCCTCCAAGATCGCGACGGGCTGCCCGTTCTGCCGGGTGATGATGACCGACGGCGTCGGTGACCGTGCCGAGGAGATGGGCAAGGAGGCCGAGGTCCTCGACGTCGCGCAGCTCCTGCTCGCAGCGCTGGACAAGGACTCGGTGACGTTACCCGCCAAGGGCGCCGCCGCCGAGGCCGCCGCGGCGAAGCTGGCGACTGCCCCCGCCGAGGCCGAGCCCGTGAAGGCGGAGGAAGCCGCCCAGCCCGCCGCCACGGTGGACACCGCGCCCGCCGAGGCGCCCGCCGCCGCAGCAGCGCCGGCGAAGGGCGGACTCACCGTCGCCCGCAAGCCGGGTGGCAAGAAGTCGGCCCCCGCGGCGTCGAACGGCACCGCCGAGGCTGCCCCCGCCGCCACTGCGGCCCCCGCCGAGGCACCGGCCGCGGCGGAGCCGCCGGTGAAGGGGCTCGGCATCGCCAAGCGACCCGGCAGTAAGAAGGCTGCCGCACCGACCGCCGAGACGGCACCCGTCGAGGCATCATCCACCGAGGCACCGGCCGCATCCGCAGCCCCCGCCGAGGCACCGGCCAAGGCCGAGCCGCCGGTCAAGGGACTCGGCATCGCCAAGCGACCCGGCAGCAAGAAGGCCGCCGCGCCCGCCGCCGACACGGCACCGCCGCACGAGGGCGACGCCAGCGTCGTGCAGCCCGCCAACGTCGCGCCCGACGACGTGCCCGCCGGACCCGATCCCGCGGACTCGGCCGACTCGGACCTCGGCCTTCAGACCCCGCCCGCGACGGAGTCGGCACCGGAGCCGCCCGTGAAGGGGCTCGCCATCGCCAAGCGACCCGGCAGCAAGAAGGCCGCCGCGAAACCCGTTGATGCACAACCGGAGACGACCGGCGCGCCGTCGGCCGAGGCGTCCGCGCCGTCGGCTGAGGCTTCTGCGACGTCGGCTGAGCCGGTGGCCGAGGCACCCGCGCCGTCCACCAACGGTGGGTCCGCCAACGGTGAGTCGGCCAACGGGGCATCGACGCCGTCCGCACCGGAACCCCCGGTGAAGGGCCTCGGCATCGCTCCCGGGGTGCGCAGGCCCGGCAAGCGGTAA